From Cronobacter turicensis z3032, the proteins below share one genomic window:
- the cycA gene encoding D-serine/D-alanine/glycine transporter: MSDQIKVADAAEAPAEQSLRRNLTNRHIQLIAIGGAIGTGLFMGSGKTISLAGPSIIFVYMIIGFMLFFVMRAMGELLLSNLEYKSFSDFAADLLGPWAGYFTGWTYWFCWVVTGMADVVAITAYAQFWFPGLSDWVASLAVVVLLLSLNLATVKMFGEMEFWFAMIKIVAIVGLIVVGLVMVLMHFKSPTGVEASFAHLWNEGGWFPKGLSGFFAGFQIAVFAFVGIELVGTTAAETKDPEKSLPRAINSIPIRIIMFYVFALIIIMSVTPWSSVVPTKSPFVELFVLVGLPAAASLINFVVLTSAASSANSGVFSTSRMLYGLAQDGVAPKAFAKLSKRAVPAKGLTFSCICLLGGVVMLYINPNVITAFTMITTVSAILFMFVWTIILCSYLVYRKQRPQLHEKSIYKMPLGKVMCWVCMAFFVFVIALLTLEDDTRQALMVTPLWFVVLGVCWLFIGKKRLANFRR; the protein is encoded by the coding sequence ATGTCAGATCAGATCAAAGTGGCTGACGCTGCTGAGGCGCCGGCTGAGCAGTCGCTGCGGCGTAATCTTACGAATCGTCATATACAGTTGATTGCTATCGGCGGCGCTATCGGCACCGGGTTATTTATGGGGTCCGGCAAAACCATCAGCCTCGCCGGCCCGTCGATTATTTTCGTCTATATGATCATCGGCTTTATGCTGTTTTTCGTCATGCGGGCGATGGGCGAGCTTCTGCTCTCGAATCTCGAATATAAATCTTTCAGCGATTTCGCCGCCGATTTACTCGGCCCCTGGGCGGGGTATTTCACCGGCTGGACCTACTGGTTCTGCTGGGTCGTCACCGGCATGGCGGATGTCGTGGCCATTACCGCCTATGCGCAGTTCTGGTTCCCCGGCCTGTCGGACTGGGTCGCGTCGCTGGCGGTGGTCGTGCTGCTGCTCTCTCTTAACCTCGCCACCGTGAAGATGTTCGGCGAGATGGAGTTCTGGTTCGCGATGATCAAAATCGTCGCCATCGTCGGGCTTATCGTGGTCGGGCTGGTAATGGTGCTGATGCACTTTAAATCGCCGACCGGCGTTGAAGCGTCCTTTGCACATCTGTGGAATGAAGGCGGCTGGTTCCCGAAAGGGCTGAGCGGTTTCTTCGCAGGCTTCCAGATTGCGGTCTTCGCGTTTGTGGGTATTGAGCTGGTGGGCACCACCGCCGCCGAAACCAAAGACCCGGAAAAATCGCTGCCGCGCGCGATCAACTCGATTCCGATTCGCATCATCATGTTCTACGTCTTCGCGCTGATTATCATCATGTCCGTGACGCCGTGGAGCTCCGTCGTGCCGACCAAGAGCCCGTTCGTCGAGCTGTTTGTGCTGGTGGGGCTACCTGCGGCGGCGAGCCTGATTAACTTCGTGGTCCTGACCTCGGCAGCGTCTTCCGCCAACAGCGGCGTCTTCTCCACCAGCCGTATGCTCTACGGTCTGGCGCAAGACGGCGTGGCGCCGAAAGCGTTCGCCAAACTCTCTAAACGCGCCGTACCGGCGAAAGGGCTGACCTTCTCCTGCATCTGCCTGCTGGGCGGTGTGGTGATGCTCTATATCAACCCGAACGTTATTACCGCGTTTACGATGATCACCACCGTGTCGGCGATCCTGTTTATGTTCGTCTGGACCATCATCCTGTGCTCTTACCTGGTATACCGTAAGCAGCGCCCGCAGCTGCATGAGAAATCGATCTACAAAATGCCGCTCGGTAAGGTGATGTGCTGGGTCTGCATGGCGTTCTTCGTGTTTGTTATCGCCCTGCTGACGCTGGAAGATGACACCCGTCAGGCGCTGATGGTAACGCCGCTGTGGTTTGTGGTGCTGGGCGTGTGCTGGTTGTTTATCGGCAAGAAACGCCTGGCGAACTTCCGCCGCTAA
- the rpsR gene encoding 30S ribosomal protein S18 encodes MARYFRRRKFCRFTAEGVQEIDYKDIATLKNYITESGKIVPSRITGTRAKYQRQLARAIKRARYLSLLPYTDRHQ; translated from the coding sequence ATGGCACGTTATTTCCGTCGTCGCAAGTTCTGCCGTTTCACCGCGGAAGGCGTTCAAGAGATCGACTATAAAGATATCGCTACGCTGAAAAACTACATCACCGAAAGCGGTAAGATTGTCCCGAGCCGTATCACCGGTACCCGTGCAAAATATCAGCGTCAGTTGGCTCGCGCTATCAAACGCGCTCGCTACCTGTCCCTGCTGCCGTACACTGATCGTCATCAGTAA
- the ytfB gene encoding Uncharacterized protein ytfB gives MPPAHRRGIILCAAVIALCFLWPSPDEPETPQRRDAQLDFSRAPETPEAPVQPQVIAPSRTPEESVQQPASSAPVQPFQNNDIKQQWRTYRVESGKTLAQLFRDHSLPPEDVYAMAKVEGDGKPLSNLQQGQMVQVRQNASGVVTALTIDTGDNQQVLFTRQPDGSFLRVR, from the coding sequence CTGCCCCCCGCGCACCGACGCGGCATTATTCTTTGCGCGGCCGTCATCGCGCTGTGCTTTTTATGGCCTTCTCCCGACGAGCCGGAAACCCCGCAGCGACGTGACGCGCAGCTGGACTTCAGCCGCGCGCCGGAGACCCCGGAAGCGCCGGTACAGCCGCAGGTAATCGCGCCATCCCGGACGCCGGAGGAAAGCGTCCAGCAACCGGCTTCCAGCGCGCCGGTGCAACCGTTCCAGAATAACGATATTAAACAACAGTGGCGCACCTATCGCGTGGAATCCGGCAAAACGCTGGCGCAGCTGTTCCGCGATCACAGTCTACCGCCGGAAGATGTGTACGCGATGGCCAAAGTGGAAGGCGACGGCAAGCCGCTCAGTAATCTTCAGCAGGGACAGATGGTGCAGGTGCGGCAGAACGCCAGCGGCGTGGTGACGGCGCTGACTATTGATACCGGCGATAATCAGCAGGTGCTGTTTACCCGCCAGCCGGACGGCAGTTTCCTGCGCGTGCGCTGA
- the rplI gene encoding 50S ribosomal protein L9, with the protein MQVILLDKVANLGSLGDQVNVKAGYARNFLVPQGKAVPATKKNVEFFEARRAELEAKLADVLSAAEARAEKINALGSVTIASKAGDEGKLFGSIGTRDIADAVTAAGVDVAKSEVRLPNGVLRTTGEHEVDFQVHSEVFAKLTVNVVAE; encoded by the coding sequence ATGCAAGTTATTCTGCTTGATAAAGTAGCAAACCTGGGCAGCCTGGGCGACCAGGTAAACGTTAAAGCGGGCTACGCTCGTAACTTCCTGGTTCCGCAGGGCAAAGCTGTGCCGGCTACCAAGAAAAACGTTGAGTTCTTCGAAGCACGTCGTGCTGAACTGGAAGCCAAACTGGCTGACGTTCTGTCCGCTGCTGAAGCTCGCGCAGAGAAAATCAATGCGCTGGGCTCTGTTACCATCGCGTCCAAAGCGGGCGACGAAGGTAAACTGTTCGGTTCCATCGGTACTCGCGACATCGCTGACGCTGTAACTGCAGCGGGCGTTGACGTGGCTAAGAGCGAAGTTCGTCTGCCGAACGGCGTTCTGCGTACCACTGGCGAACACGAAGTGGACTTCCAGGTTCACAGCGAAGTATTCGCTAAACTGACTGTAAACGTGGTTGCTGAGTAA
- the fklB gene encoding FKBP-type 22 kDa peptidyl-prolyl cis-trans isomerase, which translates to MTTPSFDTIEAQASYGIGLQVGQQLRESGLQGLLPEALVAGLRDALEGNQPAVPVDVVHRALREIHERADAVRRERQQEMAVEGQKYLDENREREGVNSTESGLQFRVLTQGDGPIPSRKDRVRVHYTGKLIDGTVFDSSVARGEPAEFPVTGVIAGWIEALTLMPVGSKWELTIPHNLAYGERGAGASIPPFSTLVFEVELLEIL; encoded by the coding sequence ATGACAACCCCTTCTTTTGACACCATTGAAGCGCAGGCAAGCTACGGCATTGGCTTACAGGTCGGACAGCAACTGCGCGAGTCGGGCTTACAGGGTCTGCTGCCGGAGGCGCTGGTGGCGGGGCTGCGTGACGCGCTGGAAGGCAACCAGCCAGCCGTTCCTGTTGACGTGGTGCATCGCGCGCTGCGTGAAATCCACGAACGCGCCGACGCCGTGCGTCGCGAACGCCAGCAGGAGATGGCGGTAGAAGGCCAGAAATATCTGGACGAAAACCGCGAGCGCGAAGGGGTGAACAGCACCGAATCCGGCCTGCAATTCCGCGTTCTGACGCAGGGCGACGGCCCGATCCCTTCCCGTAAGGATCGCGTGCGCGTGCACTACACCGGCAAGCTTATCGACGGCACCGTGTTTGACAGCTCCGTCGCGCGCGGCGAACCGGCGGAATTCCCGGTCACCGGCGTTATCGCGGGCTGGATTGAAGCACTGACCCTGATGCCGGTCGGCTCCAAATGGGAACTGACGATTCCGCACAACCTGGCCTACGGCGAGCGCGGCGCGGGCGCGTCCATTCCGCCGTTCAGCACCCTGGTATTTGAAGTCGAACTGCTGGAAATCCTGTAA
- the tsr gene encoding Methyl-accepting chemotaxis protein I, which produces MFKRIKVITLLITVLIVLGAMQLIAAGVFISALNNDKDNFNVSQISSQNVAEFTDAWISLNQTRVTLNRGMLRLQGNMASQINGGQLNELVTTASQQLADAKSHYDKYFKLPETPGMDERLVDRLEEQYRIYSSTLAKMNKFLAEGNLEGMFKQNAEQKQNAMQEVYREWRADQAKLSSQGVKDNESDYQRILWILSTIMVMVLAVIIISWVAMRRVLLLPLHEVISHIRAIAAGDLTQPIDAQGHNEMALLARNVHEMQQSLARTVSTVRDSTDTIFTGASEISAGSNDLSSRTEQQAASLEETAASMEELTATVKQNADNARQATQLARTASETALKGGEVVDGVVRTMDEIAASSNQIAQITNVIDGIAFQTNILALNAAVEAARAGEQGRGFAVVAGEVRTLASRSAQAAKEIKALIENSGNRVDAGSQLVREAGETMKEVVGAVTRVTDIMGEIASASDEQSRGIDQVGLAVSEMDKVTQQNAALVEESAAAAAALEDQAGKLNEAVAVFKLNRAHSRTASVAPQAPSFSAPAPAASLKAAPAGGSENWETF; this is translated from the coding sequence ATGTTTAAACGTATAAAAGTCATAACCCTTTTAATTACTGTACTGATCGTGCTGGGCGCGATGCAGCTTATCGCCGCGGGCGTTTTCATTAGCGCGCTCAACAACGACAAAGACAACTTTAACGTGTCGCAAATCTCCAGCCAGAACGTGGCGGAATTTACCGACGCCTGGATAAGCCTCAACCAGACGCGCGTCACGCTTAACCGCGGCATGCTGCGCCTGCAAGGCAACATGGCGAGCCAGATCAACGGCGGGCAGCTCAATGAGCTGGTCACGACAGCCAGCCAACAGCTGGCGGACGCGAAGAGCCACTACGATAAGTACTTTAAACTGCCGGAAACGCCGGGCATGGACGAGCGTCTGGTTGATCGTCTGGAAGAGCAGTACCGCATCTACTCCTCGACGCTTGCGAAAATGAACAAGTTTCTGGCCGAAGGCAATCTGGAAGGGATGTTCAAGCAGAACGCCGAGCAGAAGCAAAACGCCATGCAGGAAGTCTATCGCGAATGGCGCGCTGACCAGGCGAAGCTCTCAAGCCAGGGCGTGAAGGACAACGAAAGCGACTACCAGCGCATTCTGTGGATCCTGTCAACGATCATGGTGATGGTGCTGGCCGTGATTATCATCAGCTGGGTGGCGATGCGCCGCGTACTGCTGCTGCCGTTGCATGAGGTTATCAGCCACATCCGCGCGATTGCCGCAGGCGACCTGACGCAGCCTATTGATGCGCAAGGCCACAACGAAATGGCGCTGCTGGCGCGCAACGTTCACGAGATGCAGCAGTCGCTGGCTCGTACGGTCAGCACCGTGCGCGACAGCACCGATACCATCTTTACCGGCGCGAGCGAAATCTCCGCGGGCAGCAACGATCTCTCCTCGCGTACCGAACAGCAGGCCGCGTCGCTGGAAGAAACCGCCGCCAGCATGGAAGAACTGACCGCGACAGTGAAACAGAACGCCGATAACGCCCGTCAGGCGACGCAACTGGCGCGTACCGCGTCGGAAACCGCGCTGAAAGGCGGTGAAGTGGTGGACGGCGTGGTCCGCACCATGGATGAAATCGCCGCCAGCTCTAACCAGATTGCCCAGATAACTAACGTTATCGACGGCATCGCGTTCCAGACCAATATCCTCGCGCTCAACGCCGCGGTGGAAGCGGCGCGCGCGGGCGAGCAGGGCCGTGGTTTTGCGGTCGTCGCGGGTGAAGTCCGTACGCTGGCAAGCCGCAGCGCCCAGGCGGCGAAAGAGATCAAAGCGCTTATCGAAAACTCCGGCAACCGCGTCGATGCAGGCTCACAGCTGGTGCGCGAAGCGGGTGAAACCATGAAAGAAGTGGTCGGCGCGGTGACGCGCGTGACTGACATCATGGGTGAAATCGCCTCGGCGTCCGATGAGCAGAGCCGCGGTATCGATCAGGTGGGCCTTGCGGTCTCCGAGATGGATAAAGTGACGCAGCAGAACGCCGCGCTGGTGGAAGAGTCCGCCGCCGCTGCCGCTGCCCTTGAAGATCAGGCAGGCAAGCTGAACGAAGCGGTCGCGGTATTCAAACTCAACCGCGCCCACAGCCGCACGGCGAGCGTTGCCCCGCAGGCGCCATCCTTCAGCGCGCCAGCTCCGGCGGCGAGCCTGAAAGCCGCGCCGGCAGGCGGCAGCGAGAACTGGGAAACCTTCTGA
- a CDS encoding Regulator of cell morphogenesis and NO signaling, translated as MAFRDQPLGELALTIPRASALFRKYNLDFCCGGKQTLLRAATRQALDLEAIESELAALAETPLEKDWQAAPLAEIIDHIIVRYHDRHREQLPELILQATKVERVHADKPGVPKGLAKYLSMLHEELTSHMMKEERVLFPMIKQGMGSQATGPISVMENEHDEAGELLEVIKHTTNNVTPPPEACTTWRALYNGINALIDDLMNHISLENNTLFPRALAGEK; from the coding sequence ATGGCCTTCCGTGACCAACCCCTTGGCGAACTGGCGTTAACCATCCCGCGCGCCTCCGCGCTGTTCCGTAAATACAACCTGGATTTCTGCTGTGGCGGCAAACAGACGCTGCTGCGCGCGGCGACGCGCCAGGCGCTCGATCTGGAGGCGATTGAAAGCGAGCTGGCGGCATTAGCCGAGACGCCGCTGGAGAAGGACTGGCAAGCCGCGCCGCTTGCTGAAATCATCGATCATATCATCGTGCGCTACCACGACCGCCATCGTGAACAGCTGCCGGAGCTGATTTTGCAGGCCACCAAAGTAGAGCGCGTCCACGCCGATAAACCGGGCGTGCCGAAAGGGCTCGCGAAGTATCTGAGCATGCTGCATGAAGAACTGACGAGCCACATGATGAAAGAAGAGCGCGTACTGTTCCCGATGATTAAACAGGGCATGGGCAGTCAGGCGACGGGGCCGATTAGCGTGATGGAGAACGAGCACGATGAGGCGGGAGAACTGCTGGAAGTGATTAAGCACACCACGAATAATGTGACGCCGCCGCCGGAAGCCTGCACAACGTGGCGCGCGCTGTATAACGGTATTAATGCGCTGATTGACGATCTGATGAATCACATCAGCCTTGAGAACAACACCCTTTTCCCGCGTGCCCTCGCAGGCGAAAAATAA